The sequence GGACAGGAAGGTACCCCTGGGAAAGTCTACAATAGGGATAGAATAGGTGCCATGACTTGAAGACACTTAAGAACAAATTCTTTTCCTACTTGAGCTTGCTTAGCACCATTGTTCCTTCCCTTgctctcttaatgctgagattcaaTCTTGTCTCTCCTTACCCTCTTTAGCACACTTTGTGAAGCATCAGAGAATCTACACGGGagagaaagcatacaaatgccagcagtgtgggaaaagttttgcTCACAGGTCATTATTTGTAATGCaccagagagttcacacaggagagaaaccatacaaatgccagcagtgtgagaaatgttttgctcGCAACACACAACTTGTTTATCACAGGAATGTCCACACAGGACAGGGTCCATTccaatgccagcagtgtgggaaatgttttgcttataaGTCACTTCTTgtaagacatcagagagtccacacaggagagaaactatacaaatgccagcaatgtgggaaatgttttgctaacAGGTCTACCCTTGTGAatcatcagagaggccacacaggagagaagccatacaaatgtcagcattgcgGAAAATATTTTACTCAGAAGTCACAGCTTAAGatacaccagagaatccacacaggagagaagccatacaaatgccagcaatgtgggaaatgttttgctcagaagtcacaaCTTAACaaacaccagagagtccacacaggagagaaaccacataaatgccagcagtgtggaaaaatTTTTGTTAGGAAGTCAAACCTTGTGAAACATCAGacagtccatacaggagagaaaccatacaaatgtcagcccTGTGGGGAACACTTTGCTCAGAAGTCAAGTTTTCTGGTTCATCAAAGAGTTCAcaaaggagagaaaccatataaatgccagcagtgtgggaaaagcTTTGCTCAGCTGTCAAGCTTTCTGGCTCATCAGAGAATCCatgcaggagagaaaccatacaaatgccaacactGTGGAAAATGCTTGGCTGACAAGTCAtaccttgtcatgcatcagagggtccacacaggagagaaaccatacaaatgccagcagtgtgggaaa comes from Sceloporus undulatus isolate JIND9_A2432 ecotype Alabama unplaced genomic scaffold, SceUnd_v1.1 scaffold_30247, whole genome shotgun sequence and encodes:
- the LOC121918746 gene encoding zinc finger protein 502-like, whose translation is MHQRVHTGEKPYKCQQCEKCFARNTQLVYHRNVHTGQGPFQCQQCGKCFAYKSLLVRHQRVHTGEKLYKCQQCGKCFANRSTLVNHQRGHTGEKPYKCQHCGKYFTQKSQLKIHQRIHTGEKPYKCQQCGKCFAQKSQLNKHQRVHTGEKPHKCQQCGKIFVRKSNLVKHQTVHTGEKPYKCQPCGEHFAQKSSFLVHQRVHKGEKPYKCQQCGKSFAQLSSFLAHQRIHAGEKPYKCQHCGKCLADKSYLVMHQRVHTGEKPYKCQQCGKCFAWKAVFRHHLSVHRGDKPYKCQQCGKCFAYKSVLVNHQRVHTGEKPYKCQHCGKCFADKSQL